In one window of Spiroplasma corruscae DNA:
- a CDS encoding CinA family protein, with protein sequence MRSLIKLLKKNNLTTSSCESFTGGMFSSLITNYKNSSKYFKGGFCCYSDNFKIEVLGIDEKIIKKYSAVSEQTLNQMLIKTQVLLKSDIVFGFTGYAPPTSVDESLKGLSYIGFRYKDKNYITKFCITDNMSRKKYKLLAINKVINDFLIYLK encoded by the coding sequence ATGAGAAGTTTAATAAAATTACTGAAAAAAAACAACTTAACAACGTCATCATGTGAGTCATTTACTGGTGGTATGTTCTCAAGTTTAATTACAAATTATAAAAACTCAAGTAAATATTTTAAGGGTGGGTTTTGTTGTTATTCAGATAATTTTAAAATTGAAGTTCTAGGTATTGATGAAAAAATAATTAAAAAGTATAGTGCAGTTTCAGAACAGACATTGAATCAAATGTTAATTAAGACGCAAGTTTTATTAAAAAGCGATATCGTTTTCGGTTTCACTGGTTATGCCCCTCCCACAAGTGTGGATGAGAGTCTTAAGGGATTATCATATATTGGTTTTAGATATAAAGATAAAAATTATATAACTAAGTTTTGTATAACAGATAATATGTCAAGAAAAAAATATAAACTATTAGCAATAAATAAAGTAATTAATGATTTTTTAATTTATTTAAAATAA
- a CDS encoding DivIVA domain-containing protein yields MKNKGYLKLSKTDILEKDFEVEYKGYKVEEVDSFLDMVLEDYKYFEEVEPRFSAKIKELEQKNMKLIKELEEKVSLLRNTEEQLEKLTRSGVNNSSIIKRLSNLEKENYNK; encoded by the coding sequence ATGAAAAATAAGGGTTATTTAAAGTTATCAAAAACAGATATATTAGAAAAAGATTTTGAAGTTGAATATAAAGGGTACAAAGTAGAAGAAGTTGACTCATTTTTGGATATGGTTTTAGAAGATTATAAATATTTTGAGGAAGTGGAGCCAAGATTTTCTGCTAAGATTAAAGAATTAGAGCAAAAAAACATGAAACTTATTAAAGAATTAGAAGAAAAAGTTTCTCTACTGAGAAATACAGAAGAACAATTAGAAAAATTAACTAGATCTGGAGTTAACAACTCTTCTATTATAAAAAGATTATCTAATCTTGAAAAAGAAAATTATAATAAATAA
- the recA gene encoding recombinase RecA: protein MIKEILENNEKEVVLNMSKNPYDDPAFKNVLKEIEKTFGKGSIMKLGDNVSLEHDSISTGSFLLDRAIGIGGLPKGRIIEIFGPESSGKTTLSLHVIAEAQKSSGRAAFIDAEHALDPKYAKNIGVDINNLIVAQPDTGEQALDILEMLVKSNTIDVVVVDSVAALVPKAELDGEMSDQQIGLQARLMSKALRKLNGIISKTNTIVIFINQLREKVGVIFGSPEITTGGRALRFYSSVRIEVRKGEVISTNGEASANKIKVKIVKNKVAPPFKTCQIVINYNKGIDQELEIIEMATLYNVINKSGVWYSYNDEKIGQGKDAVREWFKKNPEKYNEIYLKLNDAMKL from the coding sequence ATGATAAAAGAAATATTAGAAAATAACGAAAAAGAGGTTGTATTAAATATGTCAAAAAATCCATATGATGACCCAGCATTCAAAAACGTTTTAAAAGAAATTGAAAAAACTTTTGGTAAGGGTTCAATTATGAAACTTGGTGATAATGTTAGTCTTGAACATGACTCAATATCTACAGGAAGTTTTTTACTAGATAGAGCTATTGGTATTGGTGGATTGCCTAAAGGAAGAATAATTGAAATATTCGGTCCAGAATCTAGTGGGAAAACTACATTGTCATTACATGTAATTGCAGAAGCACAAAAAAGTAGTGGTCGTGCAGCATTTATTGATGCTGAACATGCGCTTGATCCTAAGTATGCTAAAAATATAGGTGTTGATATTAACAATTTAATTGTTGCTCAACCTGATACAGGTGAACAAGCATTAGATATCTTAGAAATGCTTGTTAAGTCAAACACTATTGATGTTGTTGTTGTTGATTCTGTTGCTGCCCTTGTTCCTAAGGCTGAACTAGATGGTGAAATGTCTGATCAACAAATTGGTTTACAAGCAAGGTTAATGTCTAAGGCTCTAAGGAAGTTAAATGGAATTATATCAAAAACTAATACAATAGTTATATTTATAAATCAGTTGAGGGAAAAAGTAGGGGTTATATTTGGAAGTCCTGAAATAACAACTGGTGGAAGAGCTTTAAGATTCTACTCTTCAGTTCGGATTGAAGTTAGAAAAGGTGAAGTAATTTCTACTAATGGAGAAGCTAGTGCAAATAAAATAAAAGTAAAAATTGTTAAAAATAAAGTTGCACCACCATTCAAAACTTGTCAAATTGTCATTAATTATAATAAAGGTATTGACCAAGAGTTAGAAATAATTGAAATGGCAACACTTTATAATGTAATTAATAAGTCTGGTGTTTGATACTCATATAATGACGAGAAAATAGGTCAAGGTAAAGATGCTGTTAGAGAATGATTTAAGAAAAACCCTGAAAAATATAATGAAATATATTTAAAACTTAATGATGCTATGAAACTATAA